The Drosophila sulfurigaster albostrigata strain 15112-1811.04 chromosome 3, ASM2355843v2, whole genome shotgun sequence genomic sequence AACTAGTTTTTGCACATCATTAATGACGGATTATATCAGGAACTAGTCGCACCTGATTTATATGTATCTCCATAGGAAACTTTTCTAGAGTAGACAATGAATGAGATTTCGATATTTCAGCTCTATATGCATAACAATGCGCATCCATTTAAGATTTATTGCAGTTcataaaattagttaaaagaacatgattcaaataaaatcgaaCATTCAAATAGAATATAAGTGAAGACTACTGTTTTACGCTTTGCTAAGATAAAAAagtagaataataaaatataaaacaaaaaaacgagaatATGAAGCTAAGTTATTATTCAATTCTAACATTATGTATAACACTTAGGCTTCTCTgacataatttatgtatattttaaccGAATAATCGCTTATGAAACTGTTCCttatattaaagttaaagtaaaatcattaattagtatttacttttactttttttaagtccattttatttacatatctAAAAGTTAAtacaaaatcattaaatacAGTCTTTATAAATCTTCTCAAAATGAAGACTGAAAATTATTTCTAGTTTccttattattttacttttccaTAAAAAGTTATTTCAATATTCTTATAATTTTACTTATCCGTAATTTTGTGCTCTCAAAATAAggtttaaaaattatttctagCTTCCTTATTATTATAGCCCATAAACAACTCATTTGAAGGTCTattagaattttaataaaaaatgttctttGCACATAGCGAGGCGCTTTTTAATTCCCTTGGCAATTTAGTGCACGAATCTGTcgatgtattttttattatatttacctTTATGAATCCTTAATAGATTCCTCCATATTTCGGCATTCCCAGGCAACTACTCTTACTCTTTAATCGCTCTTCAAGCGCGTTTGGCGCATGCGTCagctctctctttttctgtttACTCATTTCTTTAGCTGTTTTTAAGAGTATCTTTATTGTTCATCCATTTGTGGtgcataaacaacaaacaatgaGTGCCTCGTTGCACGTTGTTCGCTTTGTCGGTCCCCAGGGGCTGTGACTAGCCCTTGCCGGTGGCCAAATTGTAGTTGAGGCAGCTGAGCTGAGGCAGGTGAGCAGAGCTCAACAGCTGGACAAGTACGAGTAGAGAGATAAACAGATAGATGCCTTATGCAAGCTCTCTTTTTgttatctctatctctctctgtataTAACTCTCTTTCGGTTACATGTCTTACTTGCAGCGTGACATAGTGTAAATCGTGTCACAGCTCCAGATGATTATATTACTTATATCCAGCATTAGTTGTGTTTAGTTAGCAAGTATACGACAGGTGGCCGCATGCttagcagagagagagagagagcttgcTGGAAAGAGTGTTGAATGTTGAAGAGCAGAAGTCGAGGcactttcaattttatttgcacgcCTTATGGCCAAATATGATTATTGAGCATTGCTCATACGCACCGTTGCACCTGCTGGAAATTCTTGAAAAAACGTTCACAGcgatttttatgattttcgttgtattttatttaattttatacatttttggttttacatGAGAAGATACAAGTGCCTAAGGACGATTTAGACGAgagcataatttaattagtttactAGCTAAGCATCATCAAAAAAGATTTGAccaatttgttaaattatacATAACAATATTGATAATTTTGATTGCttcttttgaaattttgaataatatatattaaattaccaCATTAACAGAgcgcagcacagcacagcaaataTTGATACGACGACAAAACTTATGAACTAGTGAACTAAACATAATAACTActtgtaaattgttttcagcTGCTTCCCTTTCTTTCTCATCAAATATTTGCTCGCTGTGCTGCAGGTCGTATGCTTAATATTCTAGTAcatatttgctttgctgctgctgctttaaaCGGGCTGCACCTCGCAAACGAAATAAGTCTCGAAACTGCAGGGCGAATCATTCCATTTGAGTCCCTTGCCATCGCGATTCCACAGCTCCAGACAATTCTCCTCTTCGCCGTTCTCGTAGCGGAAATTGTTTGGCTCGCCGGCATTCCAGTTGGTGAATGTTATCGGCCGTCCAGTGGCCATCCAAAAGTAATTGCCCTCATCGGCCAGATCGGTGCCGGATATCCAGAAATGCTCGTGGCCCAAACctgtgaaatgaaatcaaaagcgttttcgttttttgtagGCGTGGCTTAAACAACTACTTAAGTCTCGCCCTCGCACATtcacttttgctgttgccgttgtcgatCTGTTGCCATGGAAAgtgcattgaaattgaatgcaTGGCCGCAATTTGAGTCGCAGCTTGGCCActggcaacaaacaacaacaacaataataccCACTGACCCCTGTCCCTCTCCACTCGTGGTTTCCCTTGTGTCATCGCTCAACAGTTTTGGGTTACCAACTTCCGTGTATTATGCACGCTAGAAAGTCAAAGCCCCACAACCAGTCTCCACTACAATCTCCGCTCACGTCTCAGTTGCATTTCCCCCCTCCCCTTGATTTGGTCGCATtttcaacagctgctgctgcttattaTCGTTCAGTCACTTACCAAAGTCGCGTATGTGTTTCTCCAGTCTATCATTCTCTTCCTGTGATGAAATGCTAGCCAAGTGCATGCCATGGTAGCGGCAATATTGCGTGGCTTTGAACCAATTTGCCTGCAAGTCAAAagaaaaagtgcaaaatataaagtGAGCAACAAGAAAtagcaatacaaaaaaagttaGGGCCAAGTTCTTAGCCAAGCAAGAAACAATGTTTTGAGCAGTCGCCAGTGCAATACACTAACTTGGGAAATATagattgttaaatatattgattgttaaatatgtatatacatataatatatagattgTTTAATAagtatgaaatttataatcgAGTGGAATTTACTGTAATACAAacgaaataaatgtaaattaaatataccaaagaaatcacaaaaataaaaaatgcattagAACTGTTTGGTACATGctgcatatagtatattgatatactaaatgttaCAAATTTAGTGTAATAAGTAAATATGCACtgtataaatgaaatataccaaataaatataccaaaataacacATTAGaactgtatggtatatttttcatgtaGTGCAACGATAGACTAAATTagtaatatttagtatattggtactaatttagtatatcaatatactgtTGGCAAAATACATTATAACTGCATGGCATATttatcatttagtatattgatatactaaattatcaatattcattatattaatatactgaatattgCCAATATACTAAGTATTACTAATTtatcatatcaatatactatacgaaaaatataccatacagttTGAATGTATGTTTATTGCTAATAATATgccatatagtacaaaatatactacgtATATGATTGTGAagcaatgcaaaattaaaaccTGATAGACGGCTGGTGTTTgtcatatataattatatattatatttaaaaaaaatctaacatttgtttatttgcaacaaattttcagaaatcataaaaactaacTTTCATTGTACTAGTATAAGTAATCGTATAAAAATtggtataatatttatgctaaAAGTATATAACATTGTTTGCTTACTAACATTTTTCAGTATAGAAAATTTACTAGTTAAATGATTCATtatatcttttaatttttcagatgcaacattttatattgtccattaataaattttttaaatatttcattttatatcaataatattacattaatattataatccattgacataataataatttattgcaaatgcaaaatacaaatacaaattattaagttctgctgcaaaattaattttttgagCAATGGAAggtaattattatattgccTAGTCATTGAAAGCtctattacatatatttatatttaaaatgcgtGCCCAATGATTATAAATCATTTTGCTCTCTGCTTTCCACTTCCTCTAGCAAAAGCTGCTCGTTAGAGGCAGAAacatattttcgtttttatagaGTATGCAACTCTGTGAGAAAGTtggctgcttttttttgtatttggcaGGTGAAAAGAATTTTTGGTAGATCCCTCAGCTCGCATAAAGTGCACGACAGGTAAACACAGAACCCATGTCGCATGCCATTAAGGCTGTCCCTGTTCCTCTACCCCTCGCCCCTTGCCCATCGCTCCTCGTTGTCCCTCATCCCAGTTGAGCTGGGCGAAAAGTTCTTTCTTCTGCTCATATGGCAAACTAATTGACTTCTTGGCTTCACTGGAGGGTCCTTTTACAGCCCAATAAACACTTTCAGCGAGCGTGTTTCctcgaaacaacaacaacagcaacagcaattcgCATTAAACACTTTCTACAGAGTCAGAGGATGCGGCGTCAGTTTGCGCTTTATTCGCGCACAATTACGGCTAATACAATTAAAGCCAAGTTAATGACGTCGTCGACATAGGCGGTCGACCGCAGAACCAAACTGTCAAAAAGGGGGAGAAGAGAAAGGGGAGGGAAAAGGGGGCAAAGGGGTAGCTAGTTGCGTAATCGATTTAGGTGCGCATCACCTGAAAGCACTCACATGAAAATGGGCCAAAAGTTGTGGCAACTAAAAAGCTGCAATCAACAGGCTGCCAAAGGGTTGGCTAATTAAGGAAGAAGGCCAGAAGAGCCATTAGTGTTAATTGAatatcaaattgcatttattgatAGATTGATagccaaaaacacacacacacacacacaccaaaaacTTTTGATGTGCTGTTGGCCACATCAAGAGTGACTCTAATTGCCAGCCAAACTCGCAGCTTGAATTGCCAATGCGTTGGGCGATTGCCATGCCCACTTCGCCCACGTcgttttgttaaataatttaaagtaaaacataaaatgctGTCGACTTTTATTGACGTTCGTCAGCTTGAAACGGAGATTTGCAGCTGCCAGCACAGGTGAAAGGCCACAACAAGAAGACAAGCAGAAAAGAAGGAGGAgatggaggaggagaagaagtagaaggaggaggaggagcagcagtTAGTGGAGGCCGGCGGCGGACACgtctgaatgtgtgtgtggcaacttCAAATGCCCCGTTTACGATCTGGATCAGAGGCATGCAATTGAATGTGAATTGTTCGAATCGTTCAatgtttgagtgtgtgcagTTCGTgacaagcagcaaaagcaaaagcaaaagcaaaggcaacagcaaaagttgatgtgggcagcagcagcagttgatgAAAGGATTGTGCCAGGATGATTGTCGGTTCAGtttgatatttgatattaCGTAATGAATGCCTGAcgtcgcaaaaaaaaaagaaaaacgtaaAAGTGAGAGTGTGGCACTTAAAGACTGTGATGAAAAACTGGACGAGCCACAGCACGAATTCATATGCGAGGAGCTTAATGAATGGAATGCAAGAAAATGTCGAAGAAACTTACAGAGAGgcaatcatttatttattgagagGTGGTAATTTTCatgttacaaaaaaaagatataacTCGGGTaagagcaataaataaaaaatgttattaaattaaagaagagTAGGTagttaaaaaatgttgtaataaatttcgatgtaaatttaaaaatccatGAAAATGCAGtcagaaagaaaaatatggtGATCACCAGAAAGTAAGTAAACTTAGTATTAATGTCacaatttgttgatttatttattatacttttgcAAGTATACAaaggagaaaaagaaaaaaaagttcaggccaattaaaacttttatatttcaaCAGCCGACAAAACGAAGTAGCAAATAAACAACGAAAggaataaaatatgcaatatatttatgaacaaatatttacaaaaatctCATTAATAAgggttataaaaaaaataaaaaatacttaaagaaaaaaagataaaatggatataaaaatatctttaacGAAATTGTCTTATAATCTTATATAATAGACTTATAATgaatacagaaaatatatgtatactactATTAACAgggtaaataaaaacaaaatattgctaaTGAGAAAGGAAAATTGCATAACAATGAATAcagaaaatgtatatttattatgcattttacAACAGTTTAATCGGGACAACTGACAAAAATTGACAGGGTAAGAGGTAAGTTAGAATTCAATTTCTTATACCTTGTAAGCAGtgtgaaatattgaaattttaattagatttttcAATCATTTTCTATCTAAAagagtttaattgaaatgagtAGAAGACTTTCTTACACTTGAATATAAGCGAATATATCAAATCGATATTATCTTATTAAAAAAACTGTCATGTCAGCTAAGTGAAAAAGactttatgaatatttttagcaGCTATAAGGAAATTTGAGTAACCATTAATTTAGAGCGACAGTGAGAAGAAGAAATGAGAGGAAGCGTATGTAAAGAAGACGGATGAAGCCAGGTAgctaaaattaaagtaattgaaGGAGAACATGTTCGAGTTGGACAACATAGTTGTAACTTTAGTGTAAACGTTTCATGTAATTAAGAGACACGATGTTGGGCGAATTGAAAGCTGCTTGTTCCACAACtgtcaacaaattgaatttacagCAACTCAATTAAGTGGCAGCAAAATGTTTGACAATTCTGTTAATGTCATTAACACATTCGGTATTCGGCGTTCAGCTTTATCGCATGCGTTGCTCAATCGTCAACGAAGCTTCGACGTTTTGACGTTGCACCTTCCCCCGCCTCCCGTTTCCCTCCTCAGTCCATAATCAACTGCAATTAGTGtcgcattaaaataaaacaaaaacaaaactacgACTAAAGTCGAATCCAATTCCAGATGTTGACTTGGCCAGCtgcctgcttgcttgctgcAGTTGCCTCTTTGCGTGTTcgttgtaaattaattttagcggcttttttttttgttgttgccattttcatttttagtgttttgcgaaatttacatttttccacACGATGAAATGTTTATGGCCAGCAAGCATTGCGTAATGCGGCGCATTCGAGAagcacatttaaataaatattaattattcatGAGTTTTGGCGATGCTTACAGCGAAATTCTTAATTGGTTATTCCAATAAATAATTGGAACATTTCTAATAAAGTTCACACAAAAGTTCAACAACGTCAtagaaactaaataaataaatttatgcatttctaATAGACCGGGTTCTGGTTCCAAGTTTTATGCATGGATTAAAATGTCAACGTTCGACGTGACAAAAGAGAGTGcgataaataaaacaagcaagaaagctacagtcgagtgtgctcgactatgggaaacccgctacccattttcaatagaaattttcaaaatataccatagactgcaaaatataccgaatcaTCAACCGAAGCACAACATCGCAGTactttcttaaaataaaccaaaaatatactgaacaTATACTGCATATATTTGGTATCTCGATACactattaaatacaaaatataccatagactacaaaatataccgaatcaTCAACCAAAGCACAACATTGAAATactttcttaaaatatacccaaaatatactgaacatatactacatatatttggtatgttaatgtaatataccgaaaatatactgaaatatactgtatatatttggtatgtcaatctactattacattcaaaatatattttactatagTGAATAAAATTTGTCAGATCATCAATCAAAGCACAAGATTGCAGCACTTTCTTAAAATAccctaaaaatatactgaaactatactatatatatttggtattccaatatattattatattcaaaaagtacaaaatataccagattgtcaaccaaaccAACTTACACTCAActaaggctatatttggtatttcaatttactatTGCATATACTATAATAACCCTGAACttaggctatatttggtatctctatatactattacattcaaaatataccatagactacaaaatatgTCAGATTGTCAACAAGCAGCTAAGACTCGATTGtagggtataaaaagagagagagagagagagcgagttaCAGTTAGGCGAATTTTTGGTAACATGTTTTGGGCTAACCCAACGGCTAATCAGCCATGGGACATGCACCTAATTAATGTGCTAATAACGAATTCAATTCACAATCAAACTGTCGGCATGTTCACAATAGAATTGTTTTACGAGTATTAACCAAAGTCCCGCCCTCTTCCCTCCCACTTCACCAAACAAATATCTCCGTGTTtgcacaaaaattaattacttttttttggctgtcgTTATCGCTAGGGTGAAGAACCTGCAGCTGTTTAATCTGCGCtgattaaatgcatttatcgGATTTAATCATAAAACTTGTACAACTTCTatgctttttattattcacTCATAATTACTTGAACAATTTGATtgatagaaatttaatttctttaagcAAAAccgaaatttgcataaaaaactTGTTAAACATTCAGATTAATTAACGTAAAATGTGTGATTATCTCATTCTTCGATAATCTTCATCGGTTCCATGTCATTCCACATATAATTGATTTAACGaacattataaaaacaaaatttatacctttatatatatatatatattctatttattagaatatttgaaaaattgtttaacattaaTTTCTGTGTCTAAATCGAgaaatgcatttgatttgcataaaaaactGGTTCGGGATTAGACGACTTATAAAAGTACATTATAATAAATCGATTACCTCATCCgccttttcaattaaactcaTTTAAGTTTTCAGATAAAGGTCACtctttttgtagaatttttgaatgttaacttttttatttagtttttatattaagTAAAAGTAGTTTTTGGACAAATGtcaaattttgcataaaaactTGTTCatcatttatataaattctgTCCAAACTataactttaatttgtattatttattccCGAATaaaatcttttcttttttggtaaaagtagttattgaagaaatgttaaatttggCATACAAACTTGTTCAACATATACAAAACTTCggcattttataatattaattttcagaaaaacagcaaattttcgatgaattataaaatgttaattttgttttgttaagtCGTAGTATTTTGATAATAGTTATTGGATTAATGTCAATGTCAATTTAGCATAAAAACTTGTTATAGATTCTTTCCAaactatttttctatttataatttaaatttgaataaaatgtgaaacagttttcaaaatagttttttGGGGATATGTTAAATTTACCATAACTGTTAAACATGTTTATACacatttaagtaattttttaGTGAGTCGTAGTTTTGAAAATTCGTGAAATATCGAActtttgaatacaaatttgtataccaataaaaataacttttctCTCAactatatttctttttgcgaTTTCTATAAGTTTCATACTTTTAGATAATAATTTTTAgagaaaatgcaatttttgtttaagtcATAAAATGTTGATTTGAGTAGCGTTAAAATTGgttgattatatttatagaagaaatgttaaatgtaatataGCATATTGTTCtatattattatgaattccttataaaattctaaatattttcttaaacctgatttaatgttaaatttcataaaaaaatctttactttttcaaaatgtttgcataaAAACTTGTTCAGCATTTGTCTAGATtctttttaaactatttttctatttataaatttagttttaataattccttttcatatttaatataagaaatacccaattttgcataaaaaccTGTTAAATACTCAAAAATAAAGACTCCCTAATCTGTACGtctatttattataatcaCTTCAACTTTTATAAATGCGAATACTTAGGGAAGGTTTAAAgcgaaaatgccaaaaatttgcatagatTACCTCACCAGCTGACCACTTGAACTTTTTATctataattaaacatttaatagatcgttcaacaattaaaataattagttcTGCTCCATTCAATTTGGcggttttttctttatttataaacaccTGCTGGTTGAATTTATAGTCTCATTGAACTGACAAATTCCTGAGAATTTAAGTTCCGATGAGAACGGAGTGTCAAAAGTGTGAAGCAATCGATCTCTATCCGGACAGTTTTGACCTTTGCATGTTTGTCGAACTTCCTCTCGATTTTAAATGGTTCTGCCTCTTTTATGTACCTCAATCAGTTGACTCATAACTGTCGCTTACGATAGCTATTGTCTATAAATTAGTTTTACATATGAATATTAACGATTGGTTTAATTATTCCAAGTTACAATAGCGATTTTCAGCTGCTGCCCGTTAAATTAAggtattaaattatatttatggtGTAGCTTTAAAGTTCAAGGAGAACGCTATGGAGATTCATAGTCAGAGCTGACTTGTTGATGGATAGATTTGCATActagtctctctctctatctatctaaaCGCGACAAAGTCGCGCTCAAATCGCACGCGTTTTGGGCGCGTTTTCAATGGAGCGTGGAGTTTTGActaatatgtttttaatatgaatggctgcataaaattaaaagacgTCATCTCGAAGCTACCAAATTGCCGATGCGTGTCCAAGCACATTCGATCAATAGCTAAGGTTTTATTATGATTCAATGGCATTGGTTCTAAGGCTAACGATACTCGGTATCAGCTGACTCAATGATATCGAGAAGGTTGCTTGCTGTCAGCTTGAGGTGTGGCTTATTTACAACtctatattgtatattgttttgGAATCTTAAGCAGATCTTGCTCTACAAAACCGACTGCGCAGTAGCTGCTTGTAAACTGCATTTTGTTTCGCGTCCGAATGTGGAATATGattgcgaaaaaaaaaatagcagatgcaatatttgcaataaCCGGACTGACGATCTGAGGAGACCATTGAACCGTTCGGTCGGTTAAATGTTAATGGCACGGAATGCAGCTTACCTTGAAGAAGATGCCGAGGTAGTAACGCTTCTCGCCCAGCTTCAGCAGCGGCATCGTCCATTTATTCGGCATATACTGTGACTCGTCCACGCAGTTCGGgcaatctataaataaatgtcgAGGAAGCGAAGGAAAAGAAGTGAGTATcggtaaaaacaaaatgcacaaatttctgtaaacaaaaaataaaaccgaaGCAGAAATGAAATACCAAGGTCGCCAgagatttgcatttcaaaataaCTGTTATTAAAGATCTTAAAAATCATATGTTATGATAAGGTTCGCAAACAAAGGATCATAAATAAACCGAGAGAATAACTACATAAGATATAAGCTAAACAACTGCATCAGTTATCATTAATAATCAATAAGATTTTTATCTGAGATTAATGCAGAATAAGTCGTTAAATCTGCTGAATTGCAGCAcaaaaaatcttttatttaattgctatGAAAGTGAATGTTTCTGCGGCAGCGTGTGAATTATGATTGCTTTCGTTGGAACATAAGACAATGAAAaccaacaagaaaaaaaaccccaaaagAGATCAAAGCATAGGAACTGgttcccctttttttttgtgcttacTAAGCTAAACAAGTTCAACCTGATGATAAGCCAACAATGACGTCTTAGCCAGAATGTTTGACAATGGCTTTGATATGCttttgtttcggtttctgtttctgtttctatttCTGTTTAGGCCTCTGCTTCTGATTATGAAACTGAATCAAGGCCaagcattgtgtgtgtgttcagtTCTGAGTGTGTGAAGGTCATTACgccaatatacatatatgggaAATACTCATGTATGCAGATTTATGTATAAAGCAACATTCTGTCGAACATGCCAAACAACATGTTGGCCAAAGTTAACGG encodes the following:
- the LOC133842810 gene encoding C-type lectin 37Db isoform X3, whose product is MQKYIILAVIVAVQLLSTVDRTMATPSKAPAAGPVADCPNCVDESQYMPNKWTMPLLKLGEKRYYLGIFFKANWFKATQYCRYHGMHLASISSQEENDRLEKHIRDFGLGHEHFWISGTDLADEGNYFWMATGRPITFTNWNAGEPNNFRYENGEEENCLELWNRDGKGLKWNDSPCSFETYFVCEVQPV
- the LOC133842810 gene encoding C-type lectin 37Db isoform X2 — its product is MIRLTLFNVLIVLITLASVDSGNNTPSPPHIVPVAIRNVPQGFQPTNNNNNSGNAIKRANVPIAPPQKSHKQATVAAFAKVTELAKEAPQGATTTPGRDKRDCPNCVDESQYMPNKWTMPLLKLGEKRYYLGIFFKANWFKATQYCRYHGMHLASISSQEENDRLEKHIRDFGLGHEHFWISGTDLADEGNYFWMATGRPITFTNWNAGEPNNFRYENGEEENCLELWNRDGKGLKWNDSPCSFETYFVCEVQPV